The following DNA comes from Chelmon rostratus isolate fCheRos1 chromosome 3, fCheRos1.pri, whole genome shotgun sequence.
TGTCAGAAGACCAGCCCCATCCAGATGCTCCGTCCCCAGAGCCAGCAGTACCAGCTAAACAGCAAGAAGCACCACCAGTACCAGCCACTGTGCAGAGAGCGGGAGACCGAGCAGCAGGCCAACGGCAAAAAGTTCTACTATCAGCTCAACAGCAAGAAGCACCACCACTACCAGCCGGACTTCAAGGTGCACGAGCCCATATTTGCTAAACCCCGAGAGGTGAAAGCTCCGGAGCTGGCTAACAAGGGGTACAACCTGCCCCCAGTGCTGCAGCAAAAGTGGGTGAGGGACAAGGACTCAGGCTGCCTGACCAAAGTCAAGGACATCACCATGGAGCTGAAGAAGCTTCCGGCAGACCTCAATGGCCACAAAGAGCCAGAGAAGGTCAAACCTAAAGAGGACGCTTCACCACAGTCTAATggtgtcagcagcagcaagctAAAGATCgtgaagaacaaaaacaagaatgggCGGATTGTTATTGTCATGAGCAAGTACATGGAAAACGGAATGCAAGCGGCAAAGATTAAAAATGGAAATCCAGAAAGTGCTGAAAAGCCGCCGCAGGGAACTGACAGCACGGAGAACCACCTTGAGAAGATGAGACTCGTCAAGAAGCTCGGCCTCATGAATGGATTTGCAAAAAACCCCAAAGACAAACCAACTGTTCCCAGTTGTGGATTTAACAGAGATTGCcccaaagaaaaagaacagtCCCCCAAACTGGAGCCAACTGTGACGGAACAGGATAAACATGtcggggtcaggggtcaggggcAGCTTCCAGCGGATCAGCCTTTACAATTGACAACCAAGCCTAATCTGCTCTCCCTGCCTTTGGATAGGGGAGTTCCCTCCCCACTGGACAAAAGAGGAAGCCAAGGTGGATTTCAAGGACTAAAGCGACACCTCTCTGACACAGACAGTGAGGATCATAGGCCTAGTAAGAGGTTTTTGAGCTCCAGGAGTATCAGTGCCCCTAACACGGTATCGTCGCCCACTCAAAGCATCAGCACCCACCAAAACGGACAGCAGAGTGACACTGGACCGCAGGACTGTGGCTACCCAGACCAAGAGGAACCTATTGACTTGAGCATTGTCAAGTCCAGGCCTAAAGCTACCcaggctgaaacacacacaacagctgaaACGGCTACACAAGCTGTAACACAAacggacacacagacagaaagtcagCCCCAGACTGAGACACGAAAGAccccagaggaggagaaagctgaTTCGTTGTCTGGGTCTAAGCAGGGAAAGGGAAAAGAGGAGACATTTCCCTCTTTCCAGCCTTTCCTTGGGAATATCGTGATCACAGACATTACTACAAACTGCCTCACGGTTACGTTTAAGGAATACATAACAGCGTAACTGAACTGGGAACCAACTGTATAAATGTATATTagatatatttgtattttcagatgCTTGAATGTATGACCTTTgatgttcttttcattttgtataGTTCAGTTTTTAAGAAAAAGATCCTTTATTGCgttatttgcatatttcttcTTATAAGCTCTACCTGTTGTTATTTCTGGAGATTTAACACATGCAGTATCTAATTTCAGCTATTTTCAAACTGAgtttaaaaagcaaaattaGGTTAAATAAATGTCGGAACTTTAATTAAAGATGCCCTTAACTCTTGTAAATACTCTTCACTTTTCTATGGATGTAATTTGATTAGACACGCAACTGTCTGCATCTCAGATAATGTTCAGCAAATTGGCTATGTGGAGGATTTTGTAAGGAAGAAAAATTATATTGAAACATGGTAAATtacactgtgtatgtgtatgagtgtgtgtgtgtgtgtgcgtacgggtgtgtgtaaacagatggacagatttAAGGATGCATGCTGCTTGGACAGATTATGCCATTAGGCATGCTTAAACaagcagataaagaaaaatgaagcaCCTCCCCATCAATAAATGTGATTTGCATTGTTGAAAGGGGGgtggtttttaaatgaaagattATCAATGGTTAATGTTTGATATATGCTCCTATTATTTGATCTCTGTTCAAAGGTAGTGTCTTCTGAGTCGTGCATCTGGAGATCTGATACTGAGCACAAGCCACTTCTGATGAGACGGTCGATATACAACCGTGCgactgtttattttctgttttgcagcagTGCGGTggctaaaaatgtctttattcatttgaattatATCGCTCACAAATCTGTGTTAACACTGCTGGCTGAGCTGCGTAATCCTACAGATTAGTACCACCAGCTGGGTGCTccatgaatcagtttttcatgtttctgttgtctgGCACTCTGACATGTTCGCTGGTACGTGTGGGACTGAGTGGGCACATTTTGAGTAACTTTTGCAACAAAGCGGTAATTGAAAGTAGGTAAAAGCACACCTTCTCATCATGATCAGATCTGTCCCCTTGTGTCATACATTCCCCCCGTCCTTCTTTAGAAATCCCATCCAGCACTTTGTGATCTGAGGTGCATTGAACTGTTCTGTGGGGACGTTGATCAGATGCacttttgatgttttgtgtgcagacttaaaaaaaaagatgaaggcTTCCAATCACACCTTTTGCAATAATAAAATTGTTTGCAAGCGGTACATGGACTTGTGTgcaatgtgtttctgtctgtactTACATGAGCCTGTAGCAAAAAGGACTGGTAGCCGACATCACATGTGATCTTGACTCTTTACTGAGAATGAATGATTTTAACAGGAAGGGCGGCAGCTATCAGGCTCTTAAATGGCAAACCCTTACCTCAGAAGTTTCCGAATATgtacatgcctgtgtgtgtgtgtgtgtgtgcaggctgcaggCCGTGAGGATTATTACAGAGCCTGGGAGTTTATTTTCAGATGCCTGGACCAACTATTTGCCTTGTATGCATGCTGTGGCGTCAGGTCAGGCCTGGCTTGCTGCCACATATGGAAAGCAATGActtctcattcatttcaaacattcacAGCCAATTAAATAGCTGAATTCTGGCCTTTACAAGCAACTGAGTGCATCAACATTACAGGTTTGTGTTATATGAAATAGAAATTTTCTATAACTAGCTgcaagagaaagtgaaagatgTGGAGCTGATTGGAGAATGATggtttttagctgctgtttgtgacaTCGATGCTTCATGATTGAGGCTGCCCCACTCCTCCACGCGTCTGGTCGTTTAAAGCTCTTCGTTTTGACCCGAGCAGCTGTTCCTGTCAGATGTTTCTTGGAGGAATTCTCCTGTCATGCTGAGAGGGGCGGCGGGGAGGGGGCGACTGATTTTTCTCGCTTGACCTGCAGGTTCATCTTAAATAACAGAACGGGGGCTTTTCTTTCCATGTTACCACGGTTTCCTGTGTGCTACCGTGCAGTCGGTCGTAGAGCGCGGTAGACAGTCGCTGCTTCTCTGACGAGCTGGAGGACGCTTTAAATGAAGGATGTGCGGCGGAGCTCCGCCCTCACAAACCTCCCGAAACATCGCTTCTGTTTCACTCGGACGTGAACTCGGCTGTGTGTTCCGGGTCCAGCAGACTGATCTCCGCCGTTTCCGACGCTGCAAACACATGACCGCTGCGGCGGCGCGGCGCGGCGCAACTCCACGGCAGACGCGGCCGCTCTCGAccatttcctctgctgcagcccgCCAATAAAAGTGCTTTCTGTGCGCGTTAATGTGAGCAACGACAGAGAAAATGGCTGTCCTCTCGTCCCTCCATCCACTTTCCTCTCTtcgcgtgtgtgtttgtgcgtgtgcatgtgtgaaagccATCGaaggtgctgcagcagacaaaTAACTGCACCGATGTTTCAGCTAAGAAGCACCAGCGGAAAAATCCCTGTAGGATTCAAGAACACGTTGTTTCCTGCAAGTCTCAcgtggtttgtttgtttgtatgtaggcaaaaaaatgcaaacccCCCGAAATGACTCAACTAACTcctacaaataaaataaaataagtgtttAAAATGGTTTAATAAGTCGTCTCCTTGATGATCCACCCTCGTCTCCTCCTCGTCCGATCTGTCAGCTGTGGGTATGGCTGGGTCAGGCCTGCTGGTGGTCTGGGTGAGTGGCTTTACACGGTAAACTCTCAGGTGGTCGCTGATCGTTCCGAAATATTCAGGGAATCTTTCCGCAGGGACGTGGTGCCTGCGACGGATGAAGACAACCGGGAGACAAACGTCTCTTCGCGGAGTCCTCCTCAGTGGGCCTGCGGTTTTAATTCCACGTCCAGACGCACAGAAATATCGAGTGTAATTTTTGGACTGCATCACAGATTTCCACACCAAGTCACAGCTGGCGACagcattaaatacaacatttGCAACACGAACAATCTGCTCCATGTCCTTTATTTAATTCTCAGTCAAGTTGTTGCAGTTTGAACTGAAGGGAGCTGCACACAGAACATCCTCCACATCTGCTCATCAGTGGCTGTCCACTggtgctaaaaataaaaaaaaacactcaaattgTGAACTCTTTGTGAGCTGTATTTCCCTCTATTTTGggaaaatgaattcattttgtaaaagaaagaaCAACCTCAAGAATTCTGTCACAAACCGAGCCTGGAAAACACCAGACTCTGAACGCATCATTCATAACGCTGGCAACGCCCAGCTGTGTCCAAACAGGTGACTAAACACCGAGTTATCCAGCAGGGACTGGCGCGTCAGGGCTCTCCTCATTCCACGTGTGATTCAGCCGCAAGGAcacggggtgtgtgtgtgtgtgtgtgtgtgtgtgtgtgtgtgtgtgtgtgtgtggttaggtATGACACAGGCCTGTAGGTTTCAGTGTCATTATCAGTCATCTACAGCGTTCCCCGTGTGCACATAATTGGAGATTAGTGTGTGGCACGCGGATGAAACAGAGCAGCCTGTAGCTGCGTGAGCTCGCGAGCACGTGCGCCGGTGTTCGTTACGTGTTCGTTCATGTTTGTTTACGCCGCAAAGCCCGCGTGTGTGGTGCTGTGGATCAGGTTAACACTGAGGATATGTAGCCTTAGtggaaatctgttttttgttgggAAAGAAACACTCGTTTAAAGCATCTCAAATAACGCGTATAAACACGATTATTACCTGCGCGTGACACGGCCCCTCTCACCTTGTCTCACCTGTCCATTAGTTGCTTATAAGTGGAATTAAATGAAACCTTACATTAGGGTTGGGCAGGATTGGTTGCAAGAGAACGGGAGAGCCCAacgaaaaaaaagaggaacacCCTTTCATATCAATAACTATTATTCATATCAAGATCGCCGTCTTAACTATTCTGTAATTATCCCACCTTACAACAAAACACCGAATCAAAGGGGCGTCACGGGGTTGATAAACGCTCTCCCctctcactgtttctctttctATATTAATGCGTTTTCCACCCCGCTGCCTCTGTGGTGTGGCAGGGGTTTCCCGTTCGTGCGCGCACCAGGAGCCCGCGTCTTGCCCGGATACAAGCCAACCAATGGTGTTTTAACGGCGGCggcactgctgcactgcaggcGCGCCGAGACCAATCGCATCCGGAGTACGAGGTGCGCCCGTCTTCCCTTTCTGTCTGCGCGGAGTGTCCGTGCAGATGAGAGACGCGCCAGGAGGAGCAAACAAAATGAGCGCAATTACAAACTGCGTCCTGCAGTCAGATCGTGGTTCCACAAACGCGCAGGAATGAAGCCTGCAGGCTTGCAGAGGCGTTGGCGGATGCTCTGCTTCCCTTTAAAGATCCCGACATTTACACTCATTTACACTCACTGTGAACCTTTAGAAAACGTAAAGACCCTCCAAAATCAAATGTTTGGTTTGATGGCTCAGATGGATTTACTCTCCTTCTTTATTAATTGTCTTCTGGCTCCGGCTCTGATTGAAAAACTAGTCTGGGTTGTTTGAATAAATGGTCCCGGTTATTGTGAGAGAAATGAGTAATTGCAACTGTAAGTAATTAGAAACTGGAATCATGTTAGTCCTTCTGGCTTCGGCCGCTGCTGCAAACTCACTGTTTTTGTCATACCAGCCAGCAGGAGTTTCGTTTGCGCTGATCTCCCTTcatcagaaacaaaagagaggaaaagctTTCTCTTGCTTTTTAAATTTGGCAGCGGCGTGTTCGCGTCTGAATGGCATGAAACGTCAAGCCACCGCGCCGTGGTCCATTTTGGAGACTTCATCATGAGCGCCTAACGAACTTACAACATGTTCCGATGACAAGCGAGTTAGAACAGATAAAAGGTGTCAGCGGCCTGTGTAACAAATCAGGAGGCGTAGTTATCCCTCCGTGTGGACTGTCCTGGCCTTTAAACGCGGGTTCTAGTCCTGATCTCTGCGCTCAGATGTGGGCGCAGTCCGGCCCGGGAGCCGCCGGAGCGGGTCTGTGCCGGTGTTGAAACCGCCGGTCATAACCACCTTTCATCTGGCTGAAGACGTTAATGCATTGAAAGGGAAAATTTAATTGGTTCACCTGAAACGCATGTCGTCATATTTAATCTTCTTGACGGACTAATTAAAATGATGGAAGTGGAAGTGACTGATTATCTCCAGTGATGCTGGGTGTCTAAATACAGAAAGTGAGCCAGGCACAGCCGAGGGAGGAAAAATAGATGCTATTTAAacagacatttcattttcatttcatttcatttttatgcctTCTTCAAATCAGTGACGCATCGATTAGGCGTAGCAAGAGTCTCTTATATCTACAGTCCCAAAGTAGATTTTCTGTGTAAATCGTCAGTCACACCTCCGATTGAAAGTAGGCCTGCTGTAAACCTCATCTGACTGTCCTTAGAATAAATGTTGCCGTTGACTGTGCTGCTCTCGCTTTGATTTGGCAGCATTCATTTTACACATAATCTGTTAGTCTGAATGTTGGTTGTCAGTCCTGAGAGAAATTACGCTGGAAAAACAGTGAAGATGACTGAACAATTTCATGCTCAAAAATCACTTCTCATTGCTGGACTCGGGCTGCATGAACACTCGCTTATTTTTTCACCCATTTTCGCCCTCAGTTGTTTTCTAATTATTCGAATAAAAGcgaatgaataatgaatagcTCGGATTGAAGGTTTAACTGCGGTATCCATTTTTTATTCACCGCAGATAATTTAATACCTAAAACGTTTCTTATTCTATAGGGGGATTATTTGACAAATAAAGTGTTGAATTCTATTGAGCCATCTTTCCTATGTCAGAAAACCGGTAGCTCTATTGCCTACATAttgaaatgattattattattgttttattagtCGTCTTTGTCATTTGCCTTTTTCTTATTAATAACAATATGTTTTTCATCATTGTCGGCCATTGTGTGCATTTGCTAAACCTTTGCCAccttcaacttttttttgtatttatttaaaattcgTCCTGTGGATTTTAGACTGAGAGAAACAGTGATCTAatttctgatttttattttgtcttttttagaAGACAGCATTAGGgtataagattttttttatttgaatgaaacttttacagtttcaaaactaaaataatattttcttttccccGGTGTTCAAGTATCGCgttcactttttttgttttttttttcacattaaaaacaacgGACCTAATGGAAGCCGACTCTTTTTCTTGGCATTTGCGGATCACTTTGCTCGAGTAAtcttattaaaataaaaaagacacacCGGAATAAAACACGTGAACGCTTTAGAAATCTCAGCAGCAGACCACAGcctgttttcaggtgttttattGAACGGATCAGCCACACAGTGACAGGAGGGAGGTGACAGGTAACATCGGACCTTTGCTATAATGCAGATAAATATGAGAAGCTGCGTTTACAGCTGGGCGCGTGCATCAGCTGATATTTTCTTGCTTAATTTCGGGTCATGCCAAAAGCTTCGTTTTCTAAACACTGCATAAGTCACTAACCGTCTTGCATAATGCTCATTTCACCGCATTTTTTGATGGTTACCACTCACCTAATCCACATCTCTGTTTTACGTGGATGACAGCTCtttgatttaaatgtgcatCCCGATGCGGAGCTATTAAGCAACAACGCGTCATAAAGATATAGGCTTCCGGTTAATAAGCCTACGTCTTCAAACATTGCCTTCAAAATTAAAGGACAAGGGGCGTTTAGATTAAATGGTATGAATAATAGAGCGTGTAGTTCGGCTGGACAGCAGTACATTGAGCATCTGTGATTGGCCTGAGACAGCAAGGACAAACGAAATTAATGCGGGCAGGCGACACGAGTTCACACAGACCACCACAGTTTTGCCTGATAGGCCCATAATAACCTCTGCCAAGCGAGTTTGCTGCATTAGCTGACAGATATAATGCTGGATAGACTCAACGAAATGAGGGTTGCCTCGCGCTGTTTCTCGCGCTGCGCTAAGATCAGACACCATTGTTATTTCCTGGTTTCTTTATTTGCTATACGACACTGTCGCGTGCATATAACTCCACTATTTGTGACACCACGTGCATTTTTGAATATCTCATATAACTTGCGCGATATGATTCATTCCCCGCGCGGAGAAAAAAAGCTACCATACCCCTCACCCCGATCCCCCCCGAAAGAATTCACACAGGCGCACGCTCCTCCCCTCACTTAGCAACCCGAGCACGTAGCAACGGGTGGACCAATGGGCGCTCTTCTCGAGGTTCCACCGACTGCGGTTCCTTAGCAACGCTGTAAAAAAATTGCGCTGACGTCCATTCTGTTCGGGAGTATTATGGTCTGTCGGGAATTCAGAGTGGCTGGGACTGGAGAAAAATATCTGCTCTGCGAACGTTAGCGTCCACCAAGCTAACGGTAGGTAGCACTGGAGTAAACATGGAGCTGTCCGCCGTCGGGGAGAGGGTGTTCGCTGCCGAATCTATCATCAAACGGAGGATAAGGAAGGTAGGCACGAGATGTAACGCGCCTCGTTTCTCCAAGAGCGTTGGATATAACGCACCAACACCGCACTCCAATACTACTGTTGCCCTACAAGCTAATGAagtaatttctgtttgtttctgatggCATGCAGGGTCGGATTGAATACCTTGTGAAATGGAAGGGCTGGTCTCCAAAGTAAGTCCCGCTACATTGTGTCTCTTGCATGTTTGCTACCCGCGGCTGTGGTGTCTGTGCCGTCTCGCTTGTGGCTGTCGTTAGCTCGCCAAAGCTAGCGAGACAGCCGGATTAAAACTGAGGTGTACGGCACGATGGGGATTTTTTAGCTCGCAGGCTAACGTGTACGGCCATCCGCCGCCAGCGTTCGCCTCCTCAGCCTAACCCCGTGTTTTAATCCACAGATACAGCACTTGGGAGCCAGAGGAGAATATTTTGGACTCGCGCCTGTTTGCCGCTTTTGAGCAGAGGTAAGATGTCTGGGCTGGCCTTTGCGGGCAGAGCCAGTGGATGTTAACGTGCCCAATAAATATATGGTGTCCTCGGTGCACTTTGCTCCCGTGACACTCAAAATGGGTGTCTGTCGCTGTGTTTCTCACAGGGAGCGTGAACGGGAGCTGTATGGGCCCAAAAAGAGGGGACCGAAACCCAAGACGTTTCTGCTCAAGGTAAATTTAGCAGCGCTGCTCGGTCTTTTTTAATGAACTGCATGCTCACGACTAACAACGCGACAGCGCTATCAGCTCAAATCCTCACATATTTCTCCATTTAGCAGCCCTGTATCCTGCTTCCTTGTCTGTTTGCTTAGAGCACTTCCAAATTCATTTCGGCCTTGTTGTATTTCACCTCAATCCTTAATGATGCTAATTATGCATATTCAGAACAGCGCGGTGATTAATGGGTGTGTATTCAGCGAAGGCGGTTCGGAGCACACGCGACTCGCTTCCTTTTAATAAAATCcgcttttcttcctctgtccgTCTGAAAATGTCAGGTGAATGAAAGCGTTTGAGTAATGCATCGTAGCCTGATGCAGTCAGCAAGAGGTTTGAGCTTTACCGGACAACGAACCGTGAAAATTGCTTAATGACCGACAGTTTATCTTGAACTAAATACCAGAATCTCCCTCCACAGGGCTGTTGTTGTGGAATTTCGCTGATAAATTTGCTCGCCTGACAGGGATGGCTTGCTGTTGCAGTTGTTAATGCAGTGGCCTGTTACCGctcacttttcacattttaaaatgttaaataccTGCAGTGTAATAGCTCTGTCCAGTGTCAGGCACGGGCAGAGAGGTCATTTCAACATGTCACAGCGGGTAAAGTCAATGATGGCTGGATTCTATCTAGCTGTTTCAGTTTTAGGGCTCTTGTGCTGTCTGTCCCaccatgacaagtcaaaatgcctGCTGTGAAAATGCCTGTTAAGTTGGCTCAGAAAAAGAACGGAAAGTAATAGCATCTTATTATGTAATGATTCCTCTCTTATTTTCTCCTTCTAACAGGCTCAGGCTAAAGTTAAAGCCAAGTCCTATGAGTTCAGGAGTGAGGCGGTCCGAGGGATGCACATCACCTACCCGACCGCAGAGCCGGTGGTCACCCCCAGGGCCAGAGAGGGCCTGAGAGCTGTTGTTCCCACTATCTTCCCGCCCAGTACTGTCAACCGTGGAGAAAGCGTACGCGTCCGACCGTCAGAACTGTGCACACGCGAGCACCAGCAGCCTCCCCTCCAGCAAACCGGTCCAGACGGACTCATCCACATACCCAAAAAAAGAGGCCCGAAGCCGAAGCCTCGCTTCAAGGACAGCAGCTGCGGCCCTGCCGTCTCTGAGCCCCAcaacaggagagcagaggagcaggcGAGCCACATCCCTCACAAACTGGGTAAGCTCCAGGGGGGCGCGGACATGAGGCTGGTCAAAGTGTCCCACAGACATCCAGAGAACTACCCTCACAGCCATAAataccaccatcaccaccaccaccatcaccatcatcaccacgCACACAACCGGGGAATCTCCGGCGGAAGCTCCTACAAGCAGGTGTACTCGGACCGCAgcctgcatccacacagaactgacatggacacacacaggactAAGGACAGCTCTAATTACCTGGCACCTCCACACTTCAAGCACCAGTCCAAAATGAGCCAGAGCCTGAGCTGCCCCGCCAAGCTTCCACAGATGGAAAAGCCTTACTTCTTGGACAGGCCGTCCCCGACCAG
Coding sequences within:
- the LOC121604030 gene encoding E3 SUMO-protein ligase CBX4-like, yielding MELPAAGEHVFAVESIEKKRSRKGRVEYLVKWRGWSPKYNTWEPEENILDPRLLDAFQDRERQEQLMGYRKRGPKPKHLLVQVPSFARRSSILADLHEASLDEDSCQKTSPIQMLRPQSQQYQLNSKKHHQYQPLCRERETEQQANGKKFYYQLNSKKHHHYQPDFKVHEPIFAKPREVKAPELANKGYNLPPVLQQKWVRDKDSGCLTKVKDITMELKKLPADLNGHKEPEKVKPKEDASPQSNGVSSSKLKIVKNKNKNGRIVIVMSKYMENGMQAAKIKNGNPESAEKPPQGTDSTENHLEKMRLVKKLGLMNGFAKNPKDKPTVPSCGFNRDCPKEKEQSPKLEPTVTEQDKHVGVRGQGQLPADQPLQLTTKPNLLSLPLDRGVPSPLDKRGSQGGFQGLKRHLSDTDSEDHRPSKRFLSSRSISAPNTVSSPTQSISTHQNGQQSDTGPQDCGYPDQEEPIDLSIVKSRPKATQAETHTTAETATQAVTQTDTQTESQPQTETRKTPEEEKADSLSGSKQGKGKEETFPSFQPFLGNIVITDITTNCLTVTFKEYITA
- the cbx8b gene encoding chromobox protein homolog 8b; the encoded protein is MELSAVGERVFAAESIIKRRIRKGRIEYLVKWKGWSPKYSTWEPEENILDSRLFAAFEQRERERELYGPKKRGPKPKTFLLKAQAKVKAKSYEFRSEAVRGMHITYPTAEPVVTPRAREGLRAVVPTIFPPSTVNRGESVRVRPSELCTREHQQPPLQQTGPDGLIHIPKKRGPKPKPRFKDSSCGPAVSEPHNRRAEEQASHIPHKLGKLQGGADMRLVKVSHRHPENYPHSHKYHHHHHHHHHHHHAHNRGISGGSSYKQVYSDRSLHPHRTDMDTHRTKDSSNYLAPPHFKHQSKMSQSLSCPAKLPQMEKPYFLDRPSPTRLDVDLDEVTWRPSLGNVEKVLVTDVTTNFLTVTIKESSTSKGFFKDKR